A window of the Elusimicrobiaceae bacterium genome harbors these coding sequences:
- the lpxI gene encoding UDP-2,3-diacylglucosamine diphosphatase LpxI (LpxI, functionally equivalent to LpxH, replaces it in LPS biosynthesis in a minority of bacteria.) produces the protein MTERNKIGLVAGGGKYPVLFAREAVKRGDAVFTAGLKNAPDELGGLSERMESFRLGQVSALLEFFRRNGVTKIVMTGLVRHGSIFANLWPDLRAARILASLKDTRAETIFAAVEAEFKSEGIELLSTATYLEHLLAKPGVLAGPAPDRKQAGNIRFGWTIAKALSAVDVGLACAVCDRSVLALEAMEGTDECIRRAGRIYRAEIAGGNTARSRSSGPVVVKVARPRQDMRFDLPVIGKGTVEAAVEAGVPVLAVEAGKTMVFDLEEVLDMARRNAITVIALSEGLRELD, from the coding sequence ATGACGGAGAGGAATAAAATCGGGCTCGTGGCGGGCGGCGGGAAATATCCCGTTCTGTTCGCCCGCGAGGCCGTCAAACGCGGCGACGCGGTTTTTACGGCCGGGCTGAAAAACGCGCCGGACGAGCTGGGAGGCCTTAGCGAACGGATGGAATCGTTCCGGCTGGGCCAGGTGTCGGCGCTGCTGGAATTTTTCAGGCGCAACGGCGTGACTAAAATAGTGATGACGGGGCTGGTGCGCCACGGCTCGATTTTCGCCAATCTCTGGCCCGATCTGCGGGCGGCGCGGATACTGGCGTCGCTGAAAGATACCCGGGCGGAAACGATTTTCGCCGCCGTTGAGGCCGAGTTCAAAAGCGAGGGGATCGAGCTGCTCAGCACCGCCACCTATCTGGAGCATCTGCTGGCGAAACCGGGCGTGCTGGCGGGCCCGGCGCCTGACAGGAAACAGGCCGGCAACATCCGGTTCGGCTGGACGATCGCGAAAGCGCTGTCCGCCGTGGACGTGGGGCTGGCCTGCGCGGTGTGCGACAGGTCGGTGCTGGCTTTGGAGGCCATGGAGGGCACCGACGAGTGCATCCGGCGAGCCGGGCGCATCTACCGCGCCGAAATCGCGGGCGGCAATACGGCGCGTTCCAGAAGCAGCGGGCCTGTGGTGGTGAAGGTGGCGCGGCCGCGGCAGGACATGCGGTTTGACCTGCCGGTGATAGGCAAAGGCACTGTCGAGGCGGCTGTGGAAGCCGGCGTGCCGGTTCTGGCGGTCGAGGCGGGAAAGACGATGGTGTTTGATCTTGAGGAAGTGCTTGATATGGCGCGGCGCAACGCCATAACGGTTATCGCGCTGAGCGAAGGGCTGCGCGAGCTGGATTGA